Below is a genomic region from Xylophilus sp. GW821-FHT01B05.
ACGGCACCATGGGCTGGCGCCTGGACGGCCATGCGCTGACCCATGGCCACACCGCGCACCTGGCCGCGCCATGCGAGGCAGCGGTGGAGCCGGCGCGCCGTGCCGCGCTGGGCCTGCTGCAGCGCAGCGGCGGCCGGCTGATCGGCTGGCCCGAGCTGCAGCAGATGCTGGGCGACACGCAGCGCACTACTTACTTCTACGACGTGCGCCTGCGCCAGGATGCGCAGCAAGAGACGGTCGCCGGCGCCCGCAGCGCCCCCGGCGGCGAGCTGGTGCAAAGCACCGATGTCTTCGCCCCGGTGCGGCATGCGCGCATCGTGCTGGCCGATACGCAATTGGTGCAGGCGCCCATGACCGCGCACTGGCTGCGCCAGATGGGCTGGCATGCCGACGTGCTGGAACCCGCCACGGTGCCGGCCGAAGCGCGTGGCCGACCTGTGCCCGCGCCCTGGCTGCGCAGGCCCGATGCAAGTGAAGCCCTCAGCGTCGACCAACTGCGCCAGCGCCTGGCGGAGGCATCGGTGGCCGTGATCGACTGCGGCAACAGCATTGCCTACCGGCATGGTCATGTGCCCGGCGCCTGGTTTGCGGGGCGCGGCAGCCTGCCGGAGAGTCTGGCGAGCTTGCGCGAGAGCGGCCGGCCGCTGGTCTTTGTCTCGGACGACGGCGCCCTGGCGCAGTTCGCCGCCGCTGATGCGGCCGCGGCGGGCTTCACCGCGCTGCACCTGGTCGGCGGCCAGCAGGCCTGGGTTGCAGCAGGCGGCGCGCTGGAGACTGGCTGGACACGGCCCCTGGGCGCGCCGGACGACATCTGGTACTCGCCCTACGAGGTCGAACCCGGCCAGCGCGAGCAGGCCATGCGCGAATACATCGCCTGGGAAACCGGCTTGCTCGAACGCATCGTGACCGAGCCCGGCCTGCACTTCAATGTGCTCTGACACCTGCCTCCAGAAAGAACCCATGAGCGACCTTTTCCAACACCACAACCCGCCCGCCCTGGGCGCGCCGCTGGGTGCCTATTCGCAGGTGCTGGAAGTGCCCGCCGGTGCCAGCCTGGTCTTGCTGTCTGGCCAGACACCCATTGCCGAGGACGGCAGCGTGCCCGTGGATTTCGATGCCCAGGCCGACCTGGTCTGGCGCCGCGTGGGCCTGGGGCTGGCTGCCGTGGGGCTGGACTACCGCCATATCTGCCGCGTCGTCACCTACCTGGTCGATGGCGCGGATGCACCGGCCCATGCCCGCGTGCGCGCCCGCTACCTGGGCGCGGCCCGGCCGGCCTCTACCGGGCTGGTGGTGCGTGCCCTGTTCAACCCGGCCTACCGGCTGGAGGTCGAGGTCACCGCCGCGCGCCCCGCGCCCGCCATCTAGAGGAATGAAGATGCCCATCGCACACAGCTTCCGGCCCGCGCGCCGGGCCACGCTTGCCCGCTTTGCTGCATTGGCGGGGCTTGCCCTGCTGGGCAGTGCCGCCGCGCTGGCCGATGCGCCCTATCCCGCCAATGTCATCAAGCTGGTGGTGCCCACCGCCGCGGGCGGCTCGGTCGATGCCAGCGGGCGGCTGCTGGCCGATGCGCTTTCGCGCGCAATGGCGGCGCGCGTCATCGTCGACAACAAGGCCGGCGCGGGCGGCGCCATCGGTGTCGACAGCGTGGTCAAGAGCCCGCCCGACGGCTACACGCTGGTGCTGGGCATAGCGGCCACCTTGTCGGTGCAGCCGGCGGTGCGCAACAACCTGCCTTACAACGCCACGCGCGATCTGGTGCCCATTGCGGTGTTTGCGCAGGGGGGCCTGGTGGTCGTGGTGCCGGCAGACAGCCCCGCCAGGAACGTGCAGGACCTGCGCGCGCTCGCGGCCAAGAACGGCAGCCTGAGCTTTGGCACGGGCGGCCAGGCCACTTTCGGCCACCTGACGGGTGAGGTGATTGCCTCGACCCTGGGCATTTCGATGCGCCACATTCC
It encodes:
- a CDS encoding Rid family hydrolase, producing the protein MSDLFQHHNPPALGAPLGAYSQVLEVPAGASLVLLSGQTPIAEDGSVPVDFDAQADLVWRRVGLGLAAVGLDYRHICRVVTYLVDGADAPAHARVRARYLGAARPASTGLVVRALFNPAYRLEVEVTAARPAPAI
- a CDS encoding tripartite tricarboxylate transporter substrate binding protein; protein product: MPIAHSFRPARRATLARFAALAGLALLGSAAALADAPYPANVIKLVVPTAAGGSVDASGRLLADALSRAMAARVIVDNKAGAGGAIGVDSVVKSPPDGYTLVLGIAATLSVQPAVRNNLPYNATRDLVPIAVFAQGGLVVVVPADSPARNVQDLRALAAKNGSLSFGTGGQATFGHLTGEVIASTLGISMRHIPYRGASPAITDLAGGQLDMAISDAFSALPHVQSGKLRVIATAGPTRHVSFPDVPTLSEEGVPFDRGTWIGLFAPAATPPAIVAQLSAAVKGLSANPAFRADVTKLGFSPVFMSSAEVARMLAQEIEAWKADAKKAAIQLD
- a CDS encoding rhodanese-like domain-containing protein translates to MRPIRITASELSAMLDDGEEIAVIDTREEGVYAQGHLLLAASLPLSRLELEAAWRLPRRTVRLVLLDSDPQRQARASALLSAAGYTGLHLLDGFPDACGSAGLGIFGGKFVPSKAFGEAVEAQRHTPRISAAQLRDLQLRQVPLLLVDSRTPEEFTQFSLPGAVSCPGAELVLRVPDAVPEGGIALVNCAGRTRSIIGAQSLVNAGIGCPVYAIENGTMGWRLDGHALTHGHTAHLAAPCEAAVEPARRAALGLLQRSGGRLIGWPELQQMLGDTQRTTYFYDVRLRQDAQQETVAGARSAPGGELVQSTDVFAPVRHARIVLADTQLVQAPMTAHWLRQMGWHADVLEPATVPAEARGRPVPAPWLRRPDASEALSVDQLRQRLAEASVAVIDCGNSIAYRHGHVPGAWFAGRGSLPESLASLRESGRPLVFVSDDGALAQFAAADAAAAGFTALHLVGGQQAWVAAGGALETGWTRPLGAPDDIWYSPYEVEPGQREQAMREYIAWETGLLERIVTEPGLHFNVL